In the genome of Acidobacteriota bacterium, the window GCCGGACCAGCGCGGGGGCCGCTTTCCCCCACGGGAGATCGGAGTCCGCCGACACGAGGGCCAGCGATCTTCCGGCGACGCCCCCCCCGCGGTTGGCGGAGGCGATCGCGATCTCCGACCCGCGCCGCACCTCCCCGCCCGCGCTCCGCTCCGCCGCCACCGAGGGGGCGAAGAGGCCGATCCGCAGATCGTCCGCGGCGCGCGCCGTCCCCGAGAGCGCGAGCGCGGCGGCGAGCGACGGGACGAGGATTCCCCTCACACCGTTCTCCCCATCGCCGCCGCGATGGCGCGCACCTGCGCCATCATCGTCTCGAAGGTCGACGGGGTCAGCGACTGCGGTCCGTCGCTCAACGCCCTCTACGGCTCCGGGTGCACCTCGACGATCAGCCCGTCACACCCGGCCGCGACGGCGGCCCGGGACAGGTGAGGGACCATCCACCACAGGCCCGTGCCGTGGCTGGGATCGACGACGACCGGGAGGCGGGAGGTCCGCTTCAGGAACGGAACCGCGTTGAGGTCGAGGGTGTTTCGCGTTGCCGTCTCGAAGGTGCGGATGCCGCGCTCGCAGAGAATGATCCGCTCGTTGCCGGCCAGGGCGATCCTCTCGGCCGCGAGAAGGAGCTCCTCGATCGTCGCCGACATCCCGCGCTTCAGGAGGACGGGCTTGCGCGAGCGGCCGACCTCGTCGAGGAGCGAGAAGTTGTGCATGTTCCTCGATCCGACCTGGAGAACGTCGGCGCACGCCTCCACCCGCTCGAGGTGCCTCGGGTCGAGGATCTCCGTGACGATCTTCAGCCCCGTCTCGCGGCGCGCGACGGAGAGGAGGCGGAGCCCCTCGTCCTTGAGCCCCTGGAAGGCGTACGGCGACGTCCGCGGCTTGAAGGCGCCCCCCCGGAGGAACCGCGCCCCCGCGGCCTTCACCGCGCGAGCGGTCGTCAGGAGCTGCTCTTCGTTCTCGACCGAGCAGGGGCCGGCGATGATCGCGAGGCGGGTCCCGCCGATCTCCTCGCCCCCCACGCGGACGACGATCTCGTCGGTCGCGGGATCCCGCCCCGTCAGGGGAAGGGGTGTCATGGCCGCCTCCCTCCCGCGGGCGCGTGCGGCGCCGGCGCGGGCCACCCTGCGGCCTGCCTGTAGCGGAGCGAGCCCTTCTCCACCACGGCGAGCCACGGCCTCGCCCCGTCGGTCATCACGGAGTCGAACAGGATCTTCCCGGCCACCCCGTCGTATTCCTCGAGATCGAAGAGGGCGTCGCGGATCAGCGCGCGGTTCAGCCCGGCTTTCCGGATCGCCCCGATCAGCAGGTTCATCCCGTCGTAGGCGTGGGCCGCGAAGGCGTCCGGCTCCTCGCCGAATCGGGCGTGGTACCGGTCGCGGAAGGATGTCCACCGGGGCTCGACGCTGTCGGGGTTCATCGTCGCCGCCAGCACGATCCCCTCGGCGGCGGCTCCGGCCAGCTTCAGGAAAGGCTCCTCGGTCATCCGGTCGAAGCCGAAGAGAGGCACCGTCAGCCCCGCCTCGCGGATCTGCCTCACCGCGCGCCCCGTCTCCTCGGGGTTTCCCCACAGCACGATCGCGTCGGGCTCGATCCCGGCGATCTTCGCGATCCGATCGCGGAAGTCGGTCTCTCCGCTGTCGAACCTCTGCTCGAGAACGATGGGGTGACCGAGCCGCTTCGCCCCCTCGTTGAACTCGAGGACCCCCGTGCGGCCGTCGCGATCGGAGGCCCTGAGGACCGCCGCGCGGCGGAGCCCCCGCACGACGAAGATCTCGTGGAGGAGCGCATAGCCGAGCTGCCGATCGTCCGGGAGGCAGCGGGCGAGCCAGGGGATGCTGTGCTCGACGAGCGTCGGATCGGTCGACCCCGCCGAGAGGACGGGGATCTCGACCTTCAGCGACGCGCGGGAGAGGACGTGGTTGTGGTTGCTGTCGATCCCCGAGAGGACGGCCCAGACGCGATCCTCGAAGGCGAAGCGGACCAGCTCGTTGCTCGTCTGCCCCCAGAGCACGAGATCGGTGCGCGGCACGATCCGGAAGGGGAGCCTGAGGTAGCCTCCCTGCGCGTTCGCCTCGTCGACGGCCAGCGTCGCGGCGTGGAGCATGCGCCGCCCCCAGACCGTCTTGAGCCCGCCGCGCGCCGCCGGCTTGAATCCCGGCGGGACGACGGGACCGTCCTCGACGTCCAGCGGGCCGATGAAGCCGATGCGAATCTCGGTGAGATCCGCGGGAGGGGGTTCCTCGCGGCCCGCCCCCCGGTACGCCGGCCGCTCGGTGAACATGTCCTTGTACGGGAGCATCCCCGCGTACGGCTGGAGGGACGGCGGCGTCGCGGCGTAGGCGAACCGTTCCGCGGGGGCGCCGGCGAGCCGCGCCCCGCGCGCGGCGGCCTCCCCCGCGGCCGCGTGCGCCGGCGACGGTTCGGAGCGGACGCCGTGGCTCACCCCCCGCCCCGTGGCGACCCAGACCTCGTCGTCGCGCGCGTCCACGCCGAGGACATCGTTGTGCGCGATCGCCGTCGGCGTCGTGCGCCGTCCCGCGGCCTTCCCACCGCGGAAGAGGGTGATCTCCCCCCGGCCGTCGTCGAGGCGGCGATAGGTGACGAAGTCGTCGCCATCGGTGAGGCTGAGCCCCTGGTCGGTGGCGAGCCAGGCGAATGCCC includes:
- a CDS encoding ABC transporter substrate-binding protein yields the protein METRARVAAGVFALLSLSAGTAGASVLDLALHGRWETFTKADGLPADEVFAIRIDGERVWAGTREGLALYERGRWTRFGTADGLPNAVVLAVDVSPRTGDVWIATMGGLARWSGGRIDAFTQLNSGLSNDFVHSVRCDPEEDVIWAATAMGLSRFDLRTREWINFDQTNTPMHEPWIYAVGIGDGKVFVGAWGGGVLEYTKATRTWREYRDPDGSFEIDLFPDDGPVNDVTSGVDYGDGVLWQSAYTGLARYDGRRWRSYFQEDSGLAGNFVNFVRSQGAFAWLATDQGLSLTDGDDFVTYRRLDDGRGEITLFRGGKAAGRRTTPTAIAHNDVLGVDARDDEVWVATGRGVSHGVRSEPSPAHAAAGEAAARGARLAGAPAERFAYAATPPSLQPYAGMLPYKDMFTERPAYRGAGREEPPPADLTEIRIGFIGPLDVEDGPVVPPGFKPAARGGLKTVWGRRMLHAATLAVDEANAQGGYLRLPFRIVPRTDLVLWGQTSNELVRFAFEDRVWAVLSGIDSNHNHVLSRASLKVEIPVLSAGSTDPTLVEHSIPWLARCLPDDRQLGYALLHEIFVVRGLRRAAVLRASDRDGRTGVLEFNEGAKRLGHPIVLEQRFDSGETDFRDRIAKIAGIEPDAIVLWGNPEETGRAVRQIREAGLTVPLFGFDRMTEEPFLKLAGAAAEGIVLAATMNPDSVEPRWTSFRDRYHARFGEEPDAFAAHAYDGMNLLIGAIRKAGLNRALIRDALFDLEEYDGVAGKILFDSVMTDGARPWLAVVEKGSLRYRQAAGWPAPAPHAPAGGRRP